The DNA window GCATCAGCCCGGGCGCACCATCACCGAATCCGACAACGTCTTCTTCACCTGCCTCACCATGAACCCGCAGCCGCTGCACATCGACTTCCACGCGGCCCAGAAAGCAGAGTTCGGCAAGCCGCTCGTGAACAGCCTGCTCACGCTGGGCATCGCGGTGGGCCTGAGCGTCGGCGAGACCACGCTCGGCACCACCGTCGGCAACCTGGGCTTCGAGAAGGTCGAGTTCCCCAAGCCGGTCTTCCACGGCGACACCATCTACTCGGAGACCGAGGTGGTGGAGAAGCGCGAGTCGAAGTCGCGCCCGCAATGGGGCGTGGTGATCTTCGAGCACCGCGCCCGCAACCAGCACGGCGACGTGGTGATGCGCTGCCGCCGCGCCGCCATGATGCGGCGCCGCGCGTCCTGAGCCCGATGCGCCGATCGCTGCACTTCGTCCCGGGCGGCAACGAGAAGATGATGGCCAAGGCGCTCACCTTGCCCGCCGACGGTCTCATCCTCGATCTGGAGGACGCGGTCACGCCCGATCGCAAGGCGGCGACCCGGCCCGTCGTGCGGCGCTGGCTCGAGACCCTCGACTTCGGGGGGCGCGAGCGGTGGGTCCGGATGAATCCCATCTTCACCGAGCACGCCGAGGCCGATCTGGCCGAGACCATCGCGGGCCGCCCCGACGGCTACGTGATGCCCAAGCCGCGCCGGGCCGAGGACGTCCGTCGGGTGACCGATCGCCTCGATGCCCTCGAGCAGAAGCACGGGCTGCCCTTCGGCTCGACCCGGCTCGTGCTGATCGCCACCGAGACGCCGGAGGGGCTGCTCAACATCAAGGAGATCGCGGCGGCCAGCCCACGGGTCGCCGCGGTCTCGTGGGGCATCGAGGACCTGTCGGCCGCGATGGGGCTGCCGCGCACGCGCGACGAGCACGGCCGCTATCTCGACATCCCGCGCTACGCGCGGGTGATGTGCGCCGTGGCGGCGTCCGCGGCCGGGGTCGAGGCGCTCGACACCGTCTACACCGACATCCCCGATCTCGACGGCCTGCGGCGCGAGTGCCTCGAGGGCGTGGCGATGGGCTTCAGCGGCAAGATCTCGATCCATCCGGGCCAGATCGAGGTGATCAACGCCGCGTTCACCCCGTCGAAGGCCGACGCGGAGGACGCGGTCGCCCTCATCGCCGCGTTCGAGGAGCACGCCCGCCGCGGCGCGGGCGCCTTCGCGTGGAAGGGCCAGATGATGGACATGCCCCATCTCACCCGCGCCCGCAAGATCGCGGAGCAGGCGCGACGGGCGGGGGTGATCTGAGCCGTCGCCGAGCCGCCGCGCTGCTCGCGCTGCTGCTCGTGTCGTCGCTGGTGGTGTTCAGCCTACCCGTCGGGCGCCGTCCGCTGGCCAACCAGGACGAGGCCCGCTTCGCGCTCCTCGCCCGCGAGGGGGTGGAGCACGGCCACTGGCTCCTGCCTCGCGTCCGCGGCGTCATCTACCTCAACAAGCCGCCGCTCTATTTCTGGACGGTCGGCCTCCTCGCGCTGCCCTTCGGGGTGGTCGACGACGCCACCGCCCCGCTGGCCTCGATCCTGTGCGCGCTGGTGACGCTGCTCGCGGTGGTCGCCCTCGGACGCCGGCAGTGGGAGGTGGACATCGGGCTGACCGCGGGCCTGGTGCTCGCCACCGCGCCGTTCTTCTACTTCATGTCGCACCAGGTCCTCTCCGACATGATGCTGACCGCGTGGCTCGCCTGGGCGCTCTATTTCCTGCTGCGCGCGCGACAGGCCGCGTCGCCCGGCCGCCTGCTGGCCGGCTATTACCTCTGCCTGGCCGGCGCGCTCGCCACCAAGGGCCCGGCCGCGCTGATGGGGCTGGCCGCGGCCCTGGCGGTGGTGCTGATCGAGGACGGCTGGCGCGGGCTGCGCTGGCTGCGCCTGCCCATGGGCCTCGGCCTCCTCGCCCTGTGCACGCTGCCGTGGGTGCTGCTCTACCTGCTGCAGACCGAGCGGAGCTACGTGGGCGGCGTGGTGGTGGGGCACTACGGCGAGTGGTACTTCCGCGAGAAGCCCGGCTCGCGGCTGGCCGCCGTCGGAGACAACCTCGGCCGCTTCCTGCCGTGGACGCTCTTCCTGGTTCCCGGCCTCTGGTGGTGGTGGCGCGACCGCGATCCGCGTCGGCGGCCGCTGCTCGCGTGGACGGTGACCATCGCGGTCGCGGTGAGCCTCTCCGGCGAGCAGCGCGCGCGCTATTTCCTGCCCGCGCTGCCCGCGCTCGCGGTGCTGGTCGCCGAGGTGCTGGTGCGGGCGCCGCGTGAGGGCGGCCGCCTCGGACGCCGGGCGATCACGGCCACGTACGGAGCGCTGCTGCTCGCGGCGGTGGCGGCGATCGCATGCCTTCTGGGTCCGTCCGGCCGGGGCGCGCTCGGCGTCGATGTGTTCACGCCGGCCGCCGGGTGGGAACGGTGGCTGGTGAGCCTCCTGATGCTGGGCGGACTCGTGGCGGCCCTCGTCATCCTGGCCAGGCGCGGCTCGGGCATCGCCGCGACTCTGGCGGTGACGACCGCCCTCGGCGGTATCCTGTTCGTCGAAGGATGGAGCTATCCGGTGCGCTACGCGGAGCGCCTGAACATCCGCGGCTTCACCGCCGCGATGGCCGCGACGCTCTCGGCCGACGAGCGGGTGCTCGCGTATCCCGACGCGAATCTCTACTACGACTTCTACCTGCGACGGCCGGTGCGTGAGCTGGGCACCGCCGCCGAGCTGGACACGCTCCTGGCCTCCCCGCAGCCGGGCGACGTGCTGCTGATGCGGGAGGCGGCCTGGGCCGCGGCGCGGCCGCGCGCGGAGTCGCGCTGGGAGGTGCGGCTGACCGGCCAGGTCGGGAACCATCCGATGGTCCTGCTCGGCCCGCGGCGATGAGCGTCGCCGCCCCGGAGCTGTCGGTCGTCCTGCCCGCGTTCAACGAGGAGGAAAGCCTGCCGCAGGTCTGGTCGGAGGTGTCCGGAGTGCTCGACGCCCTGGGCCGCTCCGCCGAGGTCATCTTCGTGGACGACGGCAGCGCCGACGCCACCCCCGACATCGTGCGGTCCTTCCGCGCGGCCGATTCGCGCGTCCGCCTGATCCGCCTCGCGGCCAACGCCGGGCTCTCGGCCGCCCTGGACGCG is part of the Candidatus Methylomirabilota bacterium genome and encodes:
- a CDS encoding MaoC family dehydratase, coding for HQPGRTITESDNVFFTCLTMNPQPLHIDFHAAQKAEFGKPLVNSLLTLGIAVGLSVGETTLGTTVGNLGFEKVEFPKPVFHGDTIYSETEVVEKRESKSRPQWGVVIFEHRARNQHGDVVMRCRRAAMMRRRAS
- a CDS encoding CoA ester lyase produces the protein MRRSLHFVPGGNEKMMAKALTLPADGLILDLEDAVTPDRKAATRPVVRRWLETLDFGGRERWVRMNPIFTEHAEADLAETIAGRPDGYVMPKPRRAEDVRRVTDRLDALEQKHGLPFGSTRLVLIATETPEGLLNIKEIAAASPRVAAVSWGIEDLSAAMGLPRTRDEHGRYLDIPRYARVMCAVAASAAGVEALDTVYTDIPDLDGLRRECLEGVAMGFSGKISIHPGQIEVINAAFTPSKADAEDAVALIAAFEEHARRGAGAFAWKGQMMDMPHLTRARKIAEQARRAGVI
- a CDS encoding glycosyltransferase family 39 protein yields the protein MSSLVVFSLPVGRRPLANQDEARFALLAREGVEHGHWLLPRVRGVIYLNKPPLYFWTVGLLALPFGVVDDATAPLASILCALVTLLAVVALGRRQWEVDIGLTAGLVLATAPFFYFMSHQVLSDMMLTAWLAWALYFLLRARQAASPGRLLAGYYLCLAGALATKGPAALMGLAAALAVVLIEDGWRGLRWLRLPMGLGLLALCTLPWVLLYLLQTERSYVGGVVVGHYGEWYFREKPGSRLAAVGDNLGRFLPWTLFLVPGLWWWWRDRDPRRRPLLAWTVTIAVAVSLSGEQRARYFLPALPALAVLVAEVLVRAPREGGRLGRRAITATYGALLLAAVAAIACLLGPSGRGALGVDVFTPAAGWERWLVSLLMLGGLVAALVILARRGSGIAATLAVTTALGGILFVEGWSYPVRYAERLNIRGFTAAMAATLSADERVLAYPDANLYYDFYLRRPVRELGTAAELDTLLASPQPGDVLLMREAAWAAARPRAESRWEVRLTGQVGNHPMVLLGPRR